The window TCTGAGCGAAGAGCAGGTTGCGGCGCTGAAAGCGCTGCTGCATGACCGCATGATGGAAGTGACGTTCAGCGAACTGGAAGCAGCACAGGCGCTATTTACCGTGGCAGAAACCGGCTCCTCACACTGAAGTGGATATTCTGGCGGGTGGCCGTAAAGCTCTGGAAGAGGCGAACGTTTCTCTGGGTCTGGCTCTGGCAGAAGATGAAATTGATTACCTGGTGGAAAACTTCACCAAACTGGGTCGCAATCCAAACGACATCGAACTGATGATGTTTGCTCAGGCGAACTCAGAGCACTGTCGTCACAAGATTTTCAACGCAGACTGGACCATCGATGGTGTTGCGCAGGATAAATCTCTGTTCAAGATGATCAAAAACACTTTTGAAACCACGCCGGATCACGTGCTGTCTGCTTATAAAGACAACGCGGCGGTTATGACGGGTTCTAAAGTCGGTCGTTTCTTCCCGAACCCGGATTCTCGTCAGTATGGCTACCATCACGAAGATGCGCACATCCTGATGAAAGTGGAAACGCACAACCACCCAACTGCGATTTCACCTTGGCCAGGCGCGTCAACCGGCAGCGGTGGCGAAATCCGTGACGAAGGCGCAACCGGTATCGGTGGTAAGCCAAAAGCGGGTCTGGTTGGTTTTACCGTATCTAACCTGCGTATTCCTGAATTTGTTCAGCCATGGGAAAGCGATTTCGGCAAACCTGGTCGTATCGTCAGCGCGCTGGACATCATGCTGGAAGGCCCTCTGGGGGGCGCGGCATTCAACAACGAATTCGGTCGTCCGAACCTGCTGGGTTACTTCCGTACTTACGAAGAAAAAGTTACTTCTCACGCGGGTGAAGAAATTCGTGGTTATCACAAACCAATCATGATTGCCGGCGGTATGGGTAACATCCGTGACGAGCACGTGCAGAAGAAAGAGATCCCAGTCGGCGCTAAGCTGATTGTACTGGGTGGCCCGGCGATGAACATCGGCCTGGGTGGCGGTGCCGCTTCTTCTATGGCGTCTGGTCAATCGGCTGAAGATCTGGATTTCGCTTCTGTACAGCGTGAAAACCCGGAGATGGAACGCCGTTGTCAGGAAGTGATCGATCGCTGCTGGCAGCTGGGCGATGCTAACCCAATCGCGTTTATCCATGATGTGGGCGCGGGCGGTATCTCGAACGCACTGCCTGAGCTGGTGGATGACGGTAACCGTGGCGGTAAATTCCAGCTGCGTGACGTACCGAACGATGAACCGGGTATGAGCCCGCTGGAAATCTGGTGTAACGAATCACAAGAACGTTATGTACTGGCGGTCGCGGCAGAAAACATGGCCCAGTTCGACGCGATTTGTAAGCGTGAACGTGCACCTTACGCCGTTGTGGGCGAAGCGACTGAAGAGCGTCACCTGACGCTGGAAGACAGCCACTTCGATAACACGCCAATCGATATGCCAATGGATATCCTGCTTGGTAAGGCGCCGAAGATGCACCGTGAAGCGACGACACTGAAAGTCAACAGCCCGGCGCTGGATCGCAATGGCATTGAACTCAATGATGCGGTAGAGCGCGTACTGCGTCTGCCAGCTGTCGCTGAAAAAACCTTCCTGATCACCATTGGTGACCGTACCGTAACGGGTCTGGTTGCACGTGACCAGATGGTTGGTCCTTGGCAGGTGCCAGTGGCGAAACTGTGCGGTAACGGCAGCGAGCTACGATACTTACCACGGCGAAGCGATGTCGATGGGTGAGCGTACTCCGGTTGCTCTGCTTGACTTCGGCGCGTCAGCGCGTCTGGCAGTCGGTGAGTCTCTGACTAACATCGCGGCGACCGATATCGGCGATATCAAACACATTAAACTGTCAGCAAACTGGATGTCTCCGGCCGGTCACCCGGGTGAAGATGCGGGTCTGTACGAAGCAGTTAAAGCGGTCGGCGAAGAGCTGTGTCCTGCGCTGGGCCTGACTATTCCGGTTGGTAAAGACTCAATGTCGATGAAGACCAAGTGGGAAGAGAACGGCGAAAGCAAAGAAGTGACTTCACCACTGTCACTGGTTATCACTGCGTTTGGCCGTGTTGAAGATGTACGCAAGACAGTGACACCACAACTGCGCACTGACCAAGGCGATACGTCTCTGGTACTGGTTGACCTGGGTAACGGTCAAAACCGTCTGGGTGCAACTGCACTGACTCAGGTTTACAAGCAACTGGGCGACAAGCCTGCTGACGTTGACAACGCAGAGCAGCTGAAAGGCTTCTTTGATGCGATGCAGACTCTGGTTCGCGCAGACAAGCTGGTGGCTTACCACGATAAAGGCGACGGCGGTCTGCTGGTGACTCTGGCGGAAATGGCGTTTGCTGGCCACTGTGGTGTGCAGGCAGATATCGCGGCACTGGGCGACGACGCTCTGGCGGCGCTGTTTAACGAAGAGCTGGGTGCTGTGGTTCAGGTTAAGAACGCTGAACTGGATGCGGTACTGGCGACGCTGGCAGACAAAGGTCTGGCACAGTGTTCACACGTTATCGGTTCGGTAGAAGCTTCAGACCGCTTTGTGGTGGCTTCTGGTGCAGACGTACTGCTGGATCGCTCGCGTACTGAACTGCGTACCATCTGGGCAGAAACCACGCATAAGATGCAAGCGATGCGTGATAACCCGGCATGTGCTGACCAGGAATTTGTGGCTAAGAAAGACAACACTGACCCGGGTCTGAACGTGGCACTGAGCTTCGATGTCAACGAAGATGTAGCAGCGCCTTACATTGCGAAAGGTGCTAAGCCTAAGATGGCGATTCTGCGTGAGCAGGGCGTAAACTCGCACGTTGAAATGGCCGCGGCGTTTGACCGTGCCGGTTTCGATGCGGTTGATATTCACATGAGCGACATTCTGACTGGTCAGGCGGCACTGGACGAGTATCAGGGTCTGGTTGCTTGTGGCGGCTTCTCATACGGTGACGTACTGGGTGCCGGTGAAGGTTGGGCGAAGTCAGTACTGTTTAATGCTCAGGCACGTGAACAGTTCCAGCAGTTTCTTCAACCGTCAGGACACTTTCTCTCTGGGTGTGTGTAACGGCTGTCAGATGCTGTCTAACCTGAAAGAGCTGATCCCGGGCGCTGACCTGTGGCCACGTTTCGTACGTAACGAATCTGAGCGTTTTGAAGCTCGCTTCAGCCTGGTTGAAGTACAGAAATCTGATTCTGTGTTCTTCGATGGTATGGCAGGCTCTCGTATGCCTATCGCAGTATCACACGGTGAAGGTCGTGTTGAAGTGCGCGATGAAGCCCACCTGAACGCGATTGAGCAGTCTGGTACGGTAGCGGTGCGTTTCGTGGATAACTTCGGTAACCCGACTCAGCAGTACCCGAACAACCCGAACGGCTCGCCAAACGCGATTACCGGTCTGACAACAGCAGACGGCCGTGTGACCATCATGATGCCGCACCCGGAACGTGTATTCCGTACCGTCGCGAACTCATGGCACCCGGACAGCTGGGGTGAAAACGGCGCCTGGATGCGTATGTTCCAGAACGCGCGTAAGAACCTGGGTTAATCCCTGTCTTTGCGGGCAAACGCCTGGCGAATTGATGAAAAGCGCAGACTTCGGTCTGCGCTTTTTTATGTCTTGAATTTGATAAATCGTGCGGTTATTCCGGGTTAACGGAACTGGCCCGCTTCAGGCAAGTAATCAAATCCGGCTGTCGCCAGACGAGCTTCCAGCGCCGTACGGTCAATATCAAAGTACGCCACCAGTTGGTCCAAATCACCGGAGAAATCATCGCGCAGTTTCATGTTGACGATGCTCATCAGCATGACAGGATCCATAGTTTCGAAATTGGCCAGGTTCATCTTAGTCCTCAAAGTCTGAAATCAGTAAATTCGCTGCCGCAAAGGCCGCCTTCTCGCGCGTTTCCAGTGGCAGGGATGTATCTGCCGCTACGTCGTTCAACGCCCGTACCGCGCAGGAGATCGCTTTTGGCACATAAGCCTGATCGCCACTGCCAATCTGGGCATAAAGCTCTCGCACCAGGTCACAACAGGTATACACTTGCATGGTTTTGCCCTCTAAATGGTATCTGTTCTCAATATACACAGAGCCGGGTATGAAGACAAAACCTGAGGTTTGTTCTGGCGCAAGGCTTATGTGCGAGTGGCGATTTATTCACCACTGACCTGCTGATTGAGGCGTGCGACCAGTTCGTCTTCAAGGCGCAGCTGTTTGGCCAGTTCATCCAGATAGGCTTTTTCCATGAAGTTCTGTTCGTCAGCAACCAGCAGGGAGGCGAGGTAGATCTCGGAGGCCTGGGCCGGTGTCTGGGCCAGCAGGGCAATTTCGGCCGGATCGAGCGGCTTTTTCAGCTCTTGCTCAATCAGCTGTGCCACGCCGGCATCGGCGCCGAGTTCAGTGACGGCCTGGTTGATCTTGTCCATCTCGGCGTCATCAACATGCCCGTCGGCTTTGGCGGCCGCAATCATGGCTTTGACGATCAAGAGTTCATGGCGCGGGTTGTGTTCATCGAAACTGTCTGCCGGCGGAGCGGAAGCGGGCTGGTTAGCCTGCCAGTCGTTATACACTTTATAAGCCAGTGCGCCGAGAGCGGCCGCGCCACCAACTTTGAGCGCAGTTTTGCCCATCTTCTTGCTCTTTTTCGAGCCCATCAGTACGCCAAGCAGACCGCCGCCGAGCGCACCGGCACCAAAGGTGGCGAGCTGGCTTTTATTTTGCGTTGCGGATTTGGCCTGCTGTGTTCCTTTGCGCACCAGATCAGAATTGAGTGCCTGATTAAGTAGTGATTTCAGATCCATACTGTTCTCCTTGCTTGTCTCAGGGCTGGCATAAACTCACCAGATTGCGGATTAGTGTAGGACAGGCAAGATGAATGGCAGATTAATGGGCATAAAAAAAGCTGCCCGCAGGCAGCTTTTCCGTCATCGATGTTACCATCAATCGCCTGGTATTAGGCCAGTTGTGCTTTGATGTGCTCGACGATTTGATCCATTGCAACCGGAGATTTCTCACCGCTGCGACGGTTTTTGTATTCGAAGTTGCCTTCGTCCATGCTGCGATCGCCGATGATCACCGTGTGCGGTACGCCGATCAGTTCCATATCAGAGAACATAACGCCCGGACGCTCTTTACGGTCATCAAACAGTACTTCAATGCCCGCTGCAGTCAGCTCAGCGTACAGTTTCTCAGCCGCTTCCTGAACTCGCTCAGACTTGTGCATGTTCATTGGCACGATAGCAACCTGGAATGGCGCAATCGCATCCGGCCAGATGATGCCGTATTTGTCGTTGTTCTGCTCGATAGCTGCCGCAACCACACGTGATACACCGATACCGTAACAGCCCATTTCCAGAGTCACGGCTTTGCCGTCAGGACCCAGAACGTTACAGTTCATTTTCTCTGAATAGTTGGTGCCAAGCTGGAAGATGTGACCCACTTCGATACCGCGTTTCAGCTGAATGGTACCCTTACCACATGGGCTTGGATCGCCTTCGACCACGTTACGCAGGTCTTCTACGCGACCCAGTTTCTACGTCACGACCCCAGTTGATACCGAAGTAGTGTTTACCGTCGATGTTGGCACCACCGGCGAAGTCGCTCATCACAGCCACGCTGCGGTCAACGATGCATGGCAGTTTCAGGCCAACCGGACCCAGTGAGCCAGGACCTGCGCCAACCAGAGCTCGGATCTCTTCTTCGGTTGCCATTTCCAGCGGCGCAGCCACTTCCGGCAGGTTTTCCGCTTTGATTTCGTTCAGCTCATGGTCACCACGAACCAGCAGCGCAACGATTGGCGCATCAACAACATCGGACGCTTTGAAGAACAGCGTCTTGATGGTTTTTTCGATTGGCAGACCGTGCTGGTTCACCAGCTCCGCGATGGTTTTCGCGTTCGGGGTGTCAACCAGAGTCATTTCTAAAGTTGGTGCATCCGCTGCATCCGCAGGCGCCAGCGCTTCGGCTTTTTCCAGGTTCGCTGCGTAGTCAGATTCGGTTGAGAACGCAATCAGGTCTTCGCCGCTTTCTGCCAGTACGTGGAACTCTTGAGAACCGTTACCACCGATAGCACCGCTGTCTGCCAGCACAGGACGGTAGTCCAGACCCATACGGTCGAATGCTTTACAGTATGCGTCGTGCATCGCATCGTAGGTGTTCTGCAGACCCGCTTTGTCGATGTCAAAGCTGTAAGCGTCCATCATCGAGAATTCACGTGCACGCATCACACCAAAACGCGGGCGGCGTTCGTCACGGAATTTAGTCTGGATCTGATACAGGTTCAGTGGCAGCTGCTTGTACGAGCTGACTTCGTTACGCACCAGGCTGGTGATCACTTCTTCTGCAGTCGGGCTCAGGACAAACGGACGCTCGTGACGGTCA is drawn from Vibrio sp. CDRSL-10 TSBA and contains these coding sequences:
- a CDS encoding DUF4250 domain-containing protein, which encodes MNLANFETMDPVMLMSIVNMKLRDDFSGDLDQLVAYFDIDRTALEARLATAGFDYLPEAGQFR
- a CDS encoding YaeP family protein; protein product: MQVYTCCDLVRELYAQIGSGDQAYVPKAISCAVRALNDVAADTSLPLETREKAAFAAANLLISDFED
- a CDS encoding tellurite resistance TerB family protein, whose amino-acid sequence is MDLKSLLNQALNSDLVRKGTQQAKSATQNKSQLATFGAGALGGGLLGVLMGSKKSKKMGKTALKVGGAAALGALAYKVYNDWQANQPASAPPADSFDEHNPRHELLIVKAMIAAAKADGHVDDAEMDKINQAVTELGADAGVAQLIEQELKKPLDPAEIALLAQTPAQASEIYLASLLVADEQNFMEKAYLDELAKQLRLEDELVARLNQQVSGE